From the genome of Sulfurovum sp. NBC37-1, one region includes:
- a CDS encoding purine-nucleoside phosphorylase, whose product MIICAGKSEQFDFAMPVGVGMMEVAINLTRLCEAKKPDYILFVGTAGSYGEKKIFDIIESKTAANIENSFFTGGSYSPLDNVVTSVMDVSRETIVNSSNYITTDKKMGPYYTAQNVHIENMEFFAVMKVAQFYKISAGGIFCVTNYCDENAHEDFEKNQKEAMKRLDAYVKERAKK is encoded by the coding sequence ATGATCATTTGTGCAGGAAAGAGCGAACAGTTCGATTTCGCTATGCCCGTAGGGGTGGGAATGATGGAGGTTGCGATCAACCTCACCCGACTCTGCGAAGCCAAAAAACCGGACTATATCCTATTTGTAGGTACAGCGGGTTCCTACGGGGAGAAGAAGATCTTCGACATCATCGAGTCCAAGACCGCAGCCAACATAGAGAACAGTTTCTTTACAGGTGGTTCATACAGCCCGCTTGACAATGTTGTTACAAGTGTTATGGATGTTTCACGTGAAACAATCGTGAACTCCTCGAATTATATCACCACAGACAAGAAGATGGGTCCCTATTATACAGCACAGAATGTGCATATCGAGAATATGGAGTTCTTTGCCGTGATGAAAGTCGCCCAGTTTTACAAGATCTCCGCCGGAGGTATCTTCTGTGTGACGAATTACTGTGATGAAAATGCGCATGAGGATTTTGAAAAGAATCAGAAAGAGGCGATGAAGCGTCTGGATGCTTACGTAAAAGAGCGGGCAAAGAAGTAA
- the rlmN gene encoding 23S rRNA (adenine(2503)-C(2))-methyltransferase RlmN, with the protein MPTHKKIIQDLTKEELAEKIKPAFRSKQIYDWIYHKYAASFEEMKNLPKAMREELDAEYTLAPLKTVTVQDSMDGSRKYLFELHDGHTVEAVLLLMRDKEYHEDGSVKHQERYTVCISSQVGCKVGCAFCLTAKGGFMRNLTAGEIVEQLRMIKKDNDIAANRRVNIVFMGMGEPLDNLEAVAKSVKIFAEEEGMAIAPHRQTISTSGLSSKIEKLGKMELGVNLAISLHAVDDELRQQLMPINKAYNIESIITAVKNFPVNDRKRVMFEYLVIKDVNDDISAAKKLLSLLDGIKAKVNLIYFNPYGGTEFKRPSEADMKKFQEYLTKRGLHCTIRESKGLDISAACGQLREQELEGEI; encoded by the coding sequence ATGCCGACGCATAAAAAAATCATACAGGACCTCACCAAAGAAGAACTTGCAGAAAAGATCAAGCCTGCTTTCCGCTCCAAACAGATCTATGACTGGATCTACCACAAATACGCTGCCTCCTTTGAGGAGATGAAAAATCTTCCAAAAGCAATGCGGGAAGAACTAGACGCAGAATACACGCTTGCACCCCTTAAAACAGTTACGGTACAGGACAGTATGGACGGCAGTCGGAAGTATCTCTTTGAACTCCATGACGGACATACAGTCGAAGCCGTGCTTCTCCTGATGCGTGACAAAGAATATCATGAAGATGGCTCTGTAAAGCATCAGGAGCGCTATACAGTGTGTATCTCCTCCCAGGTAGGGTGCAAGGTAGGGTGTGCCTTCTGTTTGACCGCAAAGGGCGGTTTTATGCGAAATCTGACTGCCGGTGAAATCGTTGAACAGCTCCGTATGATCAAAAAGGACAATGACATCGCTGCCAACCGTCGTGTCAACATCGTCTTTATGGGAATGGGTGAGCCTCTTGACAATCTCGAAGCCGTAGCAAAGTCTGTCAAGATATTCGCAGAAGAGGAAGGTATGGCTATTGCCCCACATCGCCAGACCATCTCAACCTCCGGCCTCTCGTCAAAGATCGAGAAGCTTGGCAAAATGGAGCTTGGCGTCAACCTGGCCATCTCCCTGCATGCTGTTGATGATGAACTACGTCAACAGCTTATGCCTATCAACAAAGCCTACAATATCGAGTCGATCATTACCGCAGTAAAGAATTTCCCTGTCAACGACAGAAAGCGTGTGATGTTCGAGTATCTTGTCATCAAGGATGTCAATGACGATATCTCAGCGGCAAAGAAACTGCTCTCCCTGCTTGACGGCATCAAAGCCAAGGTCAACCTGATCTACTTCAATCCTTACGGGGGTACGGAATTCAAACGGCCTTCCGAAGCAGATATGAAAAAGTTTCAGGAGTATTTAACCAAAAGAGGACTACATTGCACCATCCGTGAGTCCAAGGGGCTTGATATTTCAGCCGCCTGCGGACAACTGCGGGAACAAGAACTTGAGGGAGAGATATAA
- a CDS encoding RluA family pseudouridine synthase, which yields MPFVKEKFHVKHKMPAFLFIMRQFNFTQGQAQRVLAKGRLLIDGESIFNTGASVEGEVEVVYFKAASQGRCPLFSNRDFMIFEKPSGVLVHPNTMSTPYSMLDEIRHISGDNANATHRIDMETSGLLLASKHKKAETHLKNSFEAKTIKKSYLAWVDGRLNEPFSVSEKIKINNDYSRVKHKVFISDAGKASHTDFIPLRYNERLDATLVACYPQTGRTHQIRVHLFHVKHPILGDPIYGTTFDTANRYLEDEISEEERFLETGARRLMLHAHTLSFTYGNRFHIKSKSDFGQMYDLICPKDERTFNKK from the coding sequence ATGCCATTTGTCAAAGAGAAGTTTCACGTGAAACATAAGATGCCTGCCTTTCTGTTCATTATGAGACAATTCAACTTTACACAGGGACAGGCACAGCGGGTATTGGCAAAAGGACGCTTACTGATAGACGGTGAGTCCATCTTCAATACCGGTGCCTCCGTAGAAGGTGAAGTGGAAGTAGTATATTTCAAAGCGGCTTCACAGGGAAGATGTCCACTCTTCTCTAACAGGGACTTTATGATCTTTGAAAAACCCTCCGGCGTACTGGTGCATCCCAATACCATGTCAACCCCCTATTCAATGCTTGACGAGATACGTCATATCAGTGGCGACAATGCCAATGCGACACACCGCATAGATATGGAAACATCGGGATTGCTGCTCGCTAGCAAGCATAAAAAAGCAGAAACGCATCTGAAGAATTCCTTTGAGGCCAAAACGATCAAAAAGAGCTATCTCGCCTGGGTGGATGGCAGGCTAAACGAACCTTTTTCGGTCTCGGAAAAGATCAAGATAAACAATGACTACAGTCGGGTCAAGCACAAAGTTTTTATCTCTGATGCGGGCAAGGCATCACACACAGATTTTATACCTCTTCGATACAATGAAAGACTTGATGCCACACTGGTAGCCTGCTACCCACAGACAGGACGAACACACCAGATAAGAGTACATTTGTTTCACGTGAAACATCCTATTCTTGGTGATCCGATCTATGGTACGACATTTGATACTGCCAACCGATATCTCGAAGATGAGATCAGTGAAGAAGAACGTTTCCTGGAGACGGGAGCACGACGTCTGATGCTGCATGCGCATACACTCTCTTTCACTTATGGGAATAGGTTTCATATAAAAAGTAAGAGTGATTTTGGACAGATGTATGACCTTATCTGTCCGAAAGATGAACGTACCTTCAACAAGAAGTAA
- the purB gene encoding adenylosuccinate lyase, which produces MVERYSREEMAKNWTMQAKYQAWLDVELAVVKAWNRIGLIPDEDAEKIVKNAGFSVERIDEIEAVTKHDLIAFTTSVSETLGEESRWFHYGMTSSDTVDTAVALQMVRSLKIIIEDVKMMMESIKKRAIEHKMTLMVGRSHGIHGEPITFGLVLAVWYDEMARHLENLEQTMEVIRVGQISGAMGNFAHAPLELEEYAMEELGLKPAPVSNQVIQRDRYARLASALALLASSIEKFAVQVRHWQRTEVYEVEEYFAKGQKGSSAMPHKRNPILTENITGLARIIRAYAVPAMENVALWHERDISHSSTERFWLPDSFITSDFMLHRMNGVIANMTVMPENMMKNLNQTGGLVFSQRVLLELPKAGVSREDAYKIVQRNAMKVWEEIQQGKPTVNEKGESLYLQYLLADDELRKSLSEEQIRDCFNYDYYTKNVDRIFDRVFNK; this is translated from the coding sequence ATGGTAGAAAGATATTCACGAGAAGAGATGGCGAAGAACTGGACGATGCAAGCAAAGTATCAGGCATGGCTCGATGTAGAGCTTGCCGTGGTCAAAGCATGGAACAGGATAGGGCTTATCCCTGATGAGGATGCAGAGAAGATCGTAAAGAATGCGGGTTTTTCCGTAGAGCGTATCGATGAGATCGAAGCGGTCACCAAGCATGACCTTATTGCATTTACCACATCCGTTTCCGAAACACTGGGGGAAGAAAGCCGCTGGTTCCACTACGGCATGACAAGTTCCGATACTGTCGATACTGCCGTAGCGCTTCAAATGGTACGTTCCCTCAAGATCATCATCGAAGATGTGAAGATGATGATGGAGTCCATCAAGAAAAGAGCGATTGAGCACAAAATGACGCTGATGGTGGGAAGAAGCCACGGGATCCATGGTGAGCCCATCACATTCGGCCTAGTTCTGGCCGTCTGGTATGACGAAATGGCAAGACATCTCGAGAACCTCGAACAGACCATGGAAGTGATCAGGGTAGGTCAGATCTCAGGCGCTATGGGTAACTTCGCACACGCCCCGCTCGAGCTTGAAGAGTACGCCATGGAAGAGCTTGGACTCAAACCTGCTCCGGTATCCAACCAGGTGATCCAGAGAGACCGTTATGCACGTCTGGCATCTGCATTGGCGCTTCTGGCCTCTTCCATTGAAAAATTCGCGGTACAGGTACGTCACTGGCAGCGTACAGAGGTTTATGAAGTGGAAGAATATTTTGCCAAAGGACAGAAGGGGTCTTCGGCTATGCCCCATAAAAGAAACCCGATCCTTACGGAGAACATCACAGGACTGGCACGTATCATCCGAGCCTATGCTGTGCCGGCTATGGAAAATGTGGCGCTTTGGCATGAGAGAGATATCTCCCACTCTTCTACGGAGCGTTTCTGGCTTCCGGATTCATTCATCACTTCAGACTTCATGCTCCACCGTATGAATGGTGTGATCGCCAACATGACCGTGATGCCGGAAAATATGATGAAGAACCTGAACCAGACCGGCGGACTTGTATTTTCCCAGCGTGTGTTGCTTGAACTGCCTAAAGCAGGTGTAAGCCGTGAAGATGCTTACAAGATCGTGCAGCGCAATGCCATGAAAGTATGGGAAGAGATCCAGCAGGGAAAACCTACCGTCAATGAAAAAGGAGAATCTCTCTACCTTCAGTACCTTCTTGCAGATGACGAGTTACGCAAATCTCTCAGCGAAGAGCAAATCCGTGACTGTTTCAACTACGACTACTATACGAAGAACGTTGACAGGATCTTCGACAGAGTGTTCAACAAGTAA